A window of Kocuria sp. TGY1127_2 genomic DNA:
GGCCTCAAGCGTGCACGAAAAATGAAACAGGGAAATCCGTTGGACACCGAAACCATGGTCGGAGCCCAGGCTTCCGAGCAGCAATTCAAGAAGATCTCCGCCTACCTGGAGAAAGGACCGCAGGAAGGAGCTGAGGTCCTTCTCGGTGGCCAGTCGCTGGAGCTCGACGGCAACCTCAAGGGTGGTTACTACATCCAACCGACGGTGTTCCGGGGAGACAATTCGATGTGCATCTTCCAGGAGGAGATCTTCGGCCCGGTATTGGGTGTGACCACGTTCAAGGACTATGACCAGGCCATTCAAATCGCCAACGACACCAGTTATGGTCTCGGCGCCGGAGTATGGACCCGCGGCCAGAACACCGCATACCGGGCAGGTCGGGCTATCCAGGCGGGCCGTGTGTGGGTCAACAACTACCATTCGTATCCGGCCCATGCCGCATTCGGCGGGTACAAGAAGTCCGGATACGGCAGGGAAAATCACCTGATGATGCTGGATCATTACCAGCAGACCAAGAACTTGTTGATCTCCTATTCGGAGGAGCCGACCGGGCTCTTCTAGATTTGATCCACAGGTGACCCTCGGGGTGCACACGACTGGCCTAGACTGGTCCTCGTGTGCACCCCGATGTCGTCTCCGCAGAATCAGCAAGTCTCCGAACCCGGTTCCGTTCCTGAGGCGAGCGCGCCTGACCTGATCCTGGCCTCGCAGTCGCCCGCGCGGGCTTCCATCTTGTCGGCCTCGGGGCTCCACTTTCGCACCATCGTTTCCGGGGTCGATGAAGACGCTGCGGTCGAGCAAGCGGAGAAGGAGCAGGGTGCACCCCTGTCTCCGGCACAAACGGCATTGACCCTCGCACGCGCGAAGGCCGAAGCAGTTGCGGCCCTCCCCGCGAGCCAAGGCTGTCTGGTACTCGGTTGCGATTCCGTTTTCGAGTTGAACGGCGAGGCTTTCGGGAAACCGTACGAACCCGAGGTTGCCGTCTCGCGAATCCGCGATATGAGTGGGACCACAGGAACGCTGCATACGGGACACTGGTTGATCGATGTCCGGGATAGTGTCAACGGCTCGAATGAACCGACAGGTTTGGGCGAGGTTCGCTCCGCCGACGTGACATTCGACGACATGAGCGACAAAGAAATCCGCGACTACGTAGCCACGGGAGAGCCCCTGGAAGTCGCGGGTTCATTCACCATTGAAGGATTTGGGGCAGCCTTCATTACGGGGATCCGGGGAGAGTCTCACACGGTGCTCGGCCTCAGCATCAATGCCCTCAAACACCTGCTCCGAGAGCGCGGTTTGGAAATAGCTCAATTGTGGACCCGGAATACTTAGTCAAATGACACATTTGCTACTAAGCTCACGGGAGGATTAAAAGGAGTGGATGAGTGACCATCACTGAGTCAGAGCACAAGGGAAGCGCGAGCTCCCGCTACACGAGCGGACCGGTCAATAAAGTATTGATCGCAAACCGTGGTGAAATCGCGGTTCGCGTGATTCGCGCCGCCGCCGATGAAGGCATGCAAACCGTCGCCGTGTACGCGGAACCCGATCGCGAAGCGCTTCACGTGAAGCTCGCGGACGAGGCATTCTCCCTAGGGGGTTCCACCGCCGCCGACTCGTACCTCGTCATCGACAAGATTCTCGATGCCGCCCAGCGTTCCGGAGCGGACGCCATTCACCCTGGTTACGGATTCCTATCCGAAAATGCGGAATTCGCCCGAGCCGTACGGGAAGCCGGAATCACGTGGATAGGGCCTTCGCCCGAGGCCATCACCGAGCTCGGTGACAAGGTTGCCGCTCGCCACATTGCCGAGAAGGTCGGCGCTCCTTTGGTTCCCGGAACCAAGGATCCGGTGGCCAATGCACAAGAGGTTTTGGATTTCGCGGATCAGTACGGTCTGCCCGTCGCAATCAAGGCCGCTTTCGGCGGTGGCGGACGCGGGATCAAAGTAGCGCGTGAAAGGGATGACATCCCGGAGCTGTTCGACTCAGCCGTCCGCGAGGCGACGGCGGCTTTTGGACGAGGCGAATGCTTCATCGAGCGGTTCCTCGATGCTCCGCGCCACGTTGAGACACAGTGCATCGCCGACGCACACGGAAATGTCGTCGTGGTTTCCAGTCGCGATTGCTCGTTGCAGCGCCGCAACCAGAAATTGGTCGAAGAGGCCCCGGCTCCTTTCCTTTCGGATGAACAGCTGGATCGTCTCTACGAGTCGTCCAAGGCAATTCTTCGCGAGGCCGAGTACCAGGGCGCGGGAACGTGCGAATTCCTAGTCGGCCAGGACGGCGTGATCAGCTTCCTCGAGGTCAACACTCGTTTGCAGGTTGAGCATCCCGTCTCGGAAGAGGTTTCCGGCATTGACCTGGTCCGCGAACAGTTCCGGGTCGCCCGCGGCGAAATTCTCGGTTACGAGGATCCCGAGCTGCGTGGGCACTCCTTCGAATTCCGCATCAATGGTGAGGACCCGGGCCGCAATTTCATGCCCGCACCGGGAACCGTCGAGACCTTGTCGGTCCCCTCGGGGCCCGGCGTTCGATGGGATTCGGGCGTTATCGGCGGCGACGTCATCGGCGGAAATTTCGACTCGATGCTGGCCAAATTGATTGTGACCGGGAATTCCCGCAAGCAGGCCCTTGAACGCTCTCGCCGCGCTCTGGCCGAGCTTCAGATCACTGGGATGCCCACGGCCGTGAGTTTCCACCGCGTCGTCGTGGAGGATCCGGCGTTCGCTCCGGAAGGCGAGGAACCGTTCTCCGTGCATACGCGGTGGATCGAAACTGAGTTCAACAACACCATCGAGCCGTATGGTGGCATGCCTGGATCGGTCGACAGCGAGGACGACGAGCGACAGAAGGTCGTGGTCGAGGTCAACGGCAAACGACTTGAGGTTCTCATCCCCTCTGTCCAGAGTGCCTCCTCTTCCTCATCCAAGGCGTCGAAATCACGCCAGCGCAAAAACCGCTCCGGAACCGCGACGGCGGCGACCAGCGGAGACGATCTCACCTCGCCCATGCAGGGCACCATCGTGAAGACGGCGGTCAAGGATGGCGCGAAGGTCAGTGAAGGCGACCTCGTGGTGGTTCTTGAGGCCATGAAGATGGAACAACCTCTGACAGCGCACAAGTCGGGCAAGGTCACCGGCCTCAAGGCCAAACCGGGTGACACGGTCACGGCCGGATCGGTGATCGCCACCATCAAGTGACCATCGGGGTCACCTCGTCTCGCGCGGGCGGCGTCGTTATCCACGACGCCGCCCGCGCTGCGTATCTGCCTCACCTTGGACCCGCCGCCTTTCTTCGCCGAGCCCTCGGAAACCACCGCTTTCCCACCGAGCCGGGGCCGCTGTGTCGACTCACCGGACCCGCACCTACAGCCCGCCTGTGAGTGGATGAGGCAGAGTGCGCTATGAGCTTGTGAAGAGTGACGCGCACGGGACCACGGCTCTCAGTATATGGAACGTTTTGTCCAGCATGTAGATGCTGACTCTAGGGTAAGAAGACGATCACGCACCCTGGCGCCCGATTGCGGCGTCTTTTGAGTTTTAAGGAGCCTCGATGTCACTTCCTGACACGTCCGTTCCGACCGGTTCGAAGCCGGCCGAAGCGCCGCCTGCTGAACACAAGGTCCCCCAGCACCGCATCATTACGGCTTCGCTGGTCGGCACCACTATTGAGTTCTACGACTTCTACGTGTATGCCACGGCGGCCGTTGCCGTTTTCCCCGCGCTCTTCTTCACGGGGCAGGATGACACCACGAAGCTCCTGGCCTCGATGGCCACATTTGCTGCAGCGTTCTTCGGGCGTCCCATCGGTTCGGTGGTCTTCGGGCACTTCGGTGACCGCATTGGCCGCAAGGCCACGCTCGTCGGCGCGCTCCTGACCATGGGTTTGGCGACCTTTCTGATCGGCCTGTTACCCACATACCACCAGATCTCGTTTTGGGCCCCGGCGCTCTTGACGATTCTGCGTTTCGCCCAGGGCATGGGGCTGGGAGGCGAATGGTCCGGGGCCGCCCTGCTGGCGACTGAGTATGCGAAACCGGGCAAACGGGCCCGCGCCGCGATGTGGCCTCAGCTGGGTGCCCCCATCGGGTTCATCCTCGCCAATGCCTTCGTCCTTTTGCTGACCACGTGGATGAACTTCGATTCGACCAAGGACGCCGCGGCCATGGATTCCCCGTTCTTGATCTGGGGCTGGCGTGTACCGTTCATTTTCTCGGTCATCATGGTCGCCGTGGGTCTCTACGTTCGCGTCCGTCTGGAAGAGACCCCTGTCTTCAAACAGTCCGTCCAACGTGGTGAAAAGGTCAAAACGCCCTTGGTGGACGCTTTCAAGACCGCATGGAAGCCGATGATCCTCGGAACGTTCATCATGTTGTCCTGCTATGTGCTGTTCTATCTCATGACCGCCTGGATCCTCTCCTACGGCATCGGCAAGCCCTCCAAGGGTGCCGGACTGGGAGTCCCTTACCACACGTTCTTGCAGGTTCAGCTTTTGGCCGTCTTGTTCTTCGCGGCTTTCGTGCCGGTGTCCGGGTGGCTAGCGGACAAGATCGGGCGCCGTCGTCAACAGCTGATTACAAATGTGCTGATGTTGCTGTTCGGGCTCAGTTTCGGCCTCTTCATGGCTCCTTCCGTCATCGGCACGGGAACCGATGCGAATATCCCCGGTCTGATCCTGTTCATCTCGATCGGAATGGCCATCATGGGGCTCTCCTTCGGCTCGATGTCCGCTTACCTGCCCGAGTTGTTCCCGACCAACGTGCGCTACACGGGATCAGGCATTTCCTATAACGTCGCGTCGATATTGGGCGCCGCAATCACCCCCTATGTTGCGGTCTGGTTGAACGCGCAGGGCGGCGTGAGCGCCGTTGGCTGGTACCTCGCGGGTGCCGCGGTGATCACGATGATCGCATTGCTGATTTCGCACGAGACACGCGACGTCGACCTGGCTGCCGTCAGCTCCGAGGCTGAGTAAGCCGTTCCTCCTGGAACACCAAACGCCGCCGTGCTTTCCCACCAGGGGTGAGCACGGCGGCGTTTTTTCGATGCGGCGTGATTCTAGGAAGGCATCTTGTGTAGACGACGCGCCGCCTCGGACATCGACCCCGTCAACGAGGGGTATACCGAGAAGGTGTCTGCGAACTCGTCGGCGGACATTTTGTTGTTGACTGCCAAGGAGATCGAGAAGATCAGTTCGGAGGCCCGCGGTCCGACGACCACTCCACCGATAATCGTGCCGGACCCCTTGCGAGCGAAGATCTTGACGAAGCCGTCTTCCACGGCCATCATCTTGGCCCTCGGGTTGGTCGACAGCGACAGCATCACGGTATCGGCCTGGTAACGGCCGCTCTCGATGTCCGCCTGGGAGACTCCCACCGTGGCGATTTCAGGAGAGGTGAAAACGTTCGAGGCCACGCGATGCTTCTTCAGCGGCGAGACCGAGTCTCCCAGAAGGTGGGCGATAGCTATGCGCCCCTGCATCGCCGCAACGGATGCGAGAGGCAGGACGCCGGTGCAGTCGCCGGCGGCATAAACGTTGGGGGCAGTGGTGCGGGAGACGCCGTCCACGGCGATGTGACCCGACTCGGTCATGGTGACCCCCGCATTTTCGAGCCCAAGATCGTGCGTGTTCGGGATCGAGCCGACGGCCATGAGGCAATGCGACCCGGATACCTTGCGGCCATCGGAGAGCGTGACGATGACGCCGTCGCCGTCCCGCTCGACAGAAGCGGCGCGCGAACGTGGCATGACGTTCAGACCGCGGCGGTCAAACACGTCTTCCAGAACCTTGGCGGCGTCTTCATCCTCGCTCGGCAGGACTCGATCGCGCGAGGAGATCAGTGTGACGTCCGAGCCCAGCCCGCGATAGGCCGAAGCGAATTCGGCACCGGTCACACCTGAGCCCACCACGATCAGGTGCTCCGGGACTTCTCGAATTTGGTACAGCTGCGTCCAGTTGAAGATGCGCTCCCCGTCTGGCTTTGCGGTGTCCAGTTCACGAGGGTGCGCGCCCACACTCAGCAGGACCGCGTGCGTCTGAAGCTCGTAGGTCAGACCCTTGCTGTCATGGATTTCAACGGTGCGTTCATCGACCAGTCGGCCGGTCCCGTCGATGATCTTAACGCCGGCTTTTTCGAGCGTTCGCCGGATGTCTTTGGACTGTTCTTTCGCAAGGTTCAGCAGGCGGCGGTTGACCTTGTCGATATGAACTTCGAGCTCCACGAGTTCATCGCCTGCGCGCGTCCGGATGCCCAGGGCCGGTGCTTCGCTGAACCGGTTCATGGTGTCGGCCGACGCGATCAGGGTTTTGGACGGCACGACGTCCGTGATCACCGCGGAGCCGCCCATCCCCTTCTTCTCGACGAGGGTAACGTCGGCACCCAGGTTTGCCGCTACCAGTGCGGCCTCGTATCCTCCGGGGCCGCCGCCGATAATAATGATCTTCTGTGGTGTAAATGCAATAGCTTCGCTCACGTGGTTCATTCTTCACCACAGCCCCGAGACCCTCCAACTCTTGATGAGATAAGTTCTCTTGAACTCCACCGGTGTTTTGCCCTGTGGGATTCTCTTCGGCCCTTCATATCCGGCCGTATCCTGCTAGGTTTGGACACGTGACCACGAGCAAAAACACCCTTCCCGTGAAGCTTCCGGGCAACTCCTCGGATATGGCGTTCGAGCCCAATCGGCTGGCCCAGGAGGCCGCCGAGTACATCGCCGCGAAAACCGGCATCGAGCAGCACGACTATGCCCTGACGTTGGGGTCGGGCTGGGGCGGTGCCGCCGAATTGATCGGTGAGACCACGCACGTCCTCAAGGCCGCGGATGTTCCTGGTTTCCACGCCTCCGACGTCGCAGGTCATTCGGGCACCTTGTCGTCCATCACAACGCCGTCGGGT
This region includes:
- a CDS encoding nucleoside triphosphate pyrophosphatase, which codes for MCTPMSSPQNQQVSEPGSVPEASAPDLILASQSPARASILSASGLHFRTIVSGVDEDAAVEQAEKEQGAPLSPAQTALTLARAKAEAVAALPASQGCLVLGCDSVFELNGEAFGKPYEPEVAVSRIRDMSGTTGTLHTGHWLIDVRDSVNGSNEPTGLGEVRSADVTFDDMSDKEIRDYVATGEPLEVAGSFTIEGFGAAFITGIRGESHTVLGLSINALKHLLRERGLEIAQLWTRNT
- a CDS encoding biotin carboxylase N-terminal domain-containing protein; amino-acid sequence: MTITESEHKGSASSRYTSGPVNKVLIANRGEIAVRVIRAAADEGMQTVAVYAEPDREALHVKLADEAFSLGGSTAADSYLVIDKILDAAQRSGADAIHPGYGFLSENAEFARAVREAGITWIGPSPEAITELGDKVAARHIAEKVGAPLVPGTKDPVANAQEVLDFADQYGLPVAIKAAFGGGGRGIKVARERDDIPELFDSAVREATAAFGRGECFIERFLDAPRHVETQCIADAHGNVVVVSSRDCSLQRRNQKLVEEAPAPFLSDEQLDRLYESSKAILREAEYQGAGTCEFLVGQDGVISFLEVNTRLQVEHPVSEEVSGIDLVREQFRVARGEILGYEDPELRGHSFEFRINGEDPGRNFMPAPGTVETLSVPSGPGVRWDSGVIGGDVIGGNFDSMLAKLIVTGNSRKQALERSRRALAELQITGMPTAVSFHRVVVEDPAFAPEGEEPFSVHTRWIETEFNNTIEPYGGMPGSVDSEDDERQKVVVEVNGKRLEVLIPSVQSASSSSSKASKSRQRKNRSGTATAATSGDDLTSPMQGTIVKTAVKDGAKVSEGDLVVVLEAMKMEQPLTAHKSGKVTGLKAKPGDTVTAGSVIATIK
- a CDS encoding MFS transporter translates to MSLPDTSVPTGSKPAEAPPAEHKVPQHRIITASLVGTTIEFYDFYVYATAAVAVFPALFFTGQDDTTKLLASMATFAAAFFGRPIGSVVFGHFGDRIGRKATLVGALLTMGLATFLIGLLPTYHQISFWAPALLTILRFAQGMGLGGEWSGAALLATEYAKPGKRARAAMWPQLGAPIGFILANAFVLLLTTWMNFDSTKDAAAMDSPFLIWGWRVPFIFSVIMVAVGLYVRVRLEETPVFKQSVQRGEKVKTPLVDAFKTAWKPMILGTFIMLSCYVLFYLMTAWILSYGIGKPSKGAGLGVPYHTFLQVQLLAVLFFAAFVPVSGWLADKIGRRRQQLITNVLMLLFGLSFGLFMAPSVIGTGTDANIPGLILFISIGMAIMGLSFGSMSAYLPELFPTNVRYTGSGISYNVASILGAAITPYVAVWLNAQGGVSAVGWYLAGAAVITMIALLISHETRDVDLAAVSSEAE
- a CDS encoding NAD(P)H-quinone dehydrogenase, which gives rise to MSEAIAFTPQKIIIIGGGPGGYEAALVAANLGADVTLVEKKGMGGSAVITDVVPSKTLIASADTMNRFSEAPALGIRTRAGDELVELEVHIDKVNRRLLNLAKEQSKDIRRTLEKAGVKIIDGTGRLVDERTVEIHDSKGLTYELQTHAVLLSVGAHPRELDTAKPDGERIFNWTQLYQIREVPEHLIVVGSGVTGAEFASAYRGLGSDVTLISSRDRVLPSEDEDAAKVLEDVFDRRGLNVMPRSRAASVERDGDGVIVTLSDGRKVSGSHCLMAVGSIPNTHDLGLENAGVTMTESGHIAVDGVSRTTAPNVYAAGDCTGVLPLASVAAMQGRIAIAHLLGDSVSPLKKHRVASNVFTSPEIATVGVSQADIESGRYQADTVMLSLSTNPRAKMMAVEDGFVKIFARKGSGTIIGGVVVGPRASELIFSISLAVNNKMSADEFADTFSVYPSLTGSMSEAARRLHKMPS